One Staphylococcus simiae genomic region harbors:
- the ltrA gene encoding group II intron reverse transcriptase/maturase, producing MYRESPSMMELVVRENNIQKAIKKVKKNNGAPGIDGMRVSELTSHFAKYFPQIKQKLLDGTYKPQAVRKVEIPKSNGKKRVLGIPVARDRVIQQAIKQVIEPSIDRTFSKHSHGFRPNRSTGTALKECATYYEEGYLVAVDCDLKQCFDMLNHDKLMYLFERHVQDKAISKFIRRSLQVGAIDLNGNYRSREIGAPQGGVISPLLCNIYLHELDNELEKRGHRFVRYADDFVIFVRTKRAGQRVMESVTKFIEKDLKLIVNSEKSKVGSITRLKFLSCLMTKVNGTYRFRPTMEARRNLKRTLRRLTKRNRPGTFKEIISEINQVTRGWINYFGKGFITGFVTKLQSWLNRRIRQLILKRWKRIKTKYKMLRKYGLDHKSAMKIANSRKKYWRLSSTHEVHRALTTKRLYKWGLEPLTQLAETAYARY from the coding sequence ATGTATCGTGAGTCTCCATCTATGATGGAGCTTGTTGTAAGAGAGAATAATATACAAAAAGCAATTAAGAAAGTGAAGAAAAACAACGGTGCACCTGGCATCGATGGCATGCGAGTAAGTGAATTAACATCACATTTCGCAAAATACTTTCCACAAATTAAACAAAAACTGCTTGATGGCACGTATAAGCCACAAGCAGTAAGAAAGGTTGAAATACCTAAATCAAATGGGAAAAAGCGCGTGCTTGGAATCCCTGTCGCAAGAGACAGAGTTATCCAACAAGCCATTAAACAAGTCATTGAACCTAGTATCGACCGTACTTTCTCAAAACACAGTCATGGCTTTAGACCGAATCGTAGTACAGGAACTGCACTTAAAGAATGTGCAACATACTATGAAGAAGGTTACTTAGTTGCAGTTGATTGTGATTTAAAACAGTGCTTTGATATGTTGAACCATGATAAATTAATGTATCTATTTGAACGACATGTTCAAGATAAAGCCATTTCTAAATTTATTCGTAGAAGCCTACAGGTTGGTGCAATCGACCTCAATGGTAATTATCGAAGTAGAGAAATAGGTGCACCGCAAGGTGGTGTTATTTCCCCGTTACTTTGTAATATTTATCTTCACGAATTAGATAATGAATTGGAGAAACGTGGTCATCGCTTTGTTCGTTATGCAGATGACTTCGTCATCTTTGTACGTACAAAACGAGCGGGTCAACGTGTCATGGAAAGTGTGACAAAGTTTATCGAAAAAGACCTTAAACTTATTGTAAATAGTGAAAAGAGCAAGGTAGGTTCTATCACACGTTTAAAGTTCTTGAGTTGTCTAATGACCAAAGTAAATGGCACTTATCGTTTCAGACCGACTATGGAAGCAAGAAGAAATTTAAAACGCACCTTAAGACGTCTAACGAAACGAAATAGACCAGGTACCTTTAAAGAGATTATATCAGAAATTAATCAAGTAACACGAGGGTGGATAAATTACTTTGGTAAAGGATTTATTACAGGTTTTGTAACGAAGTTACAATCATGGTTAAACCGACGCATTAGACAACTAATCCTCAAAAGATGGAAAAGAATAAAAACCAAATATAAGATGTTACGTAAGTATGGACTTGACCATAAGAGTGCAATGAAAATTGCCAATTCAAGAAAGAAATACTGGCGCTTATCATCAACGCATGAAGTTCATCGTGCACTTACAACAAAACGTCTCTACAAGTGGGGGTTAGAACCATTAACCCAACTCGCAGAGACGGCTTACGCAAGATATTGA
- a CDS encoding ribonuclease HI family protein: protein MAQIYFDAATSGNPGHSACGIIINENGEKYVYTHDLGVMDNHSAEWATFIRALEHARSLNVTTALLYTDSKVIADSVDKGFTKNSKFKPYFDQMSILEQSFDLMFVKWIPRDQNKEANHHAKQALYKMTKK, encoded by the coding sequence ATGGCGCAAATTTATTTTGATGCTGCAACAAGTGGTAATCCTGGACATAGTGCATGTGGCATTATCATCAATGAAAATGGAGAAAAGTATGTTTATACTCATGATTTAGGCGTTATGGATAATCACAGTGCTGAATGGGCAACGTTTATTCGTGCTTTAGAACATGCTAGATCATTAAACGTGACGACTGCCTTATTATATACAGATTCGAAGGTTATTGCTGATAGTGTTGACAAAGGCTTTACGAAAAATTCGAAATTCAAACCTTATTTCGATCAAATGTCTATATTAGAACAAAGTTTTGATTTGATGTTTGTCAAGTGGATTCCACGTGATCAAAATAAAGAAGCAAACCACCATGCTAAACAAGCTTTATATAAAATGACTAAAAAATGA
- a CDS encoding queuosine precursor transporter yields the protein MYNELLGLCSFIITFILMVLMYRAFGKQGLIAWVAIGTIIANIQVIKTVEIFGISATLGNVMFASIYLATDILNDIYGRKVAKRAVWLGFSSTLVMIIVMQVSLQFIPSADDVAQQGLETIFNIVPRIALGSIIAYIIGQHIDVFIFSVIKKIFSSDKTFIIRAYGSTIISSIIDTALFVTIAFLGSLPNAAVFEIFITTYILKLVSTIFNVPFGYIAKSFYRKGKIQKLDEGY from the coding sequence ATGTATAATGAATTATTAGGACTATGTTCCTTTATTATCACCTTTATTTTAATGGTCTTAATGTATCGTGCATTTGGTAAACAAGGTTTAATTGCTTGGGTAGCCATAGGTACGATCATTGCTAATATTCAAGTTATAAAAACAGTCGAAATATTTGGTATTTCTGCAACATTAGGTAACGTCATGTTTGCATCTATTTATTTAGCTACAGATATTTTAAATGATATTTATGGTAGAAAAGTAGCTAAGCGTGCTGTATGGCTAGGATTCTCATCAACATTAGTAATGATTATCGTCATGCAGGTATCTTTACAATTTATACCATCAGCTGATGATGTTGCTCAACAAGGACTGGAGACAATTTTCAATATTGTTCCAAGAATTGCCTTAGGTTCAATTATCGCTTATATTATTGGTCAACATATAGATGTCTTTATTTTTAGTGTTATTAAAAAGATCTTTAGTTCAGATAAGACATTTATTATTAGAGCATATGGTAGTACGATTATAAGTTCAATTATTGATACTGCATTGTTTGTAACGATAGCATTCTTAGGTAGTTTGCCAAACGCAGCTGTCTTCGAAATCTTTATTACGACATATATACTTAAATTAGTATCCACAATCTTCAACGTGCCATTCGGCTATATTGCTAAATCATTTTATCGTAAAGGTAAAATACAAAAATTAGACGAAGGTTATTAA